Genomic DNA from Nocardioides aquaticus:
CACGCGGCGTCCCACTCGCGGGTGAGGAACCCGTCGAGGACGTAGAAGTTGGTGATGTGGGTGGCGTCGATGCGCGGGTCCTGCCGCAGCGCGGTCGGCAGCCAGCCGAGCCAGTCGGCGAAGACCAGCTTGAGCAGGATGGCCAGGAAGAACACCGGCGTGGCCACCCCGAGCAGGGAGCCGGAGACCACCGCGGTGTCGAGCAGCCGCCCCTGGTTGCGGGCGGCGAGGTAGCCGAGCGGGACGCCGACGACGATGGCGAAGACCATCGCCGTCAGCGCCAGCTCGACGGTGGCGGGGAACCGGTCGGCGAACGTGGTGAGCACGTCGGCCCCGCTCTGGATGGAGCTCCCGAAGTCCCCCTGCAGCAGCGCCTTGACGTAGGTCAGGTACTGCTGCAGGAGGGGCTGGTCGAAGCCGTAGGCCTCGTTGACGGCCACGATCGCCTCCGGGGTGGCCCGCTCCCCGAGCAGGGAGCGGGCGGGGTCCCCGGGAAGTGCCCGCACCCAGGCGAACAGCAGCACGGAGAGTCCGAAGAGGACCGGCACCATCAGGGCCAGCCTCCGGAGGGCGAATCGCAGCATCGACGACCTTCGGGTCTAGGAGGGGAGGACGGGGGTCAGCCCCGGGTCACTCCTGCACCGAGACGGCGTTCCAGACCTCGTCCTGCACGGGGCTCTGCTGGTAGCCGTCGACGTCCGGGCCGAAGGCCAGCGACGGGACGGGGTGCGCCAGCGGGACGCCCGGCAGGTAGTCCATGATCTCGGCGTTGATGTCCTCGTACAGCGGCTCCTGCTCCTCGGGGGTCGGCAGGCTGCGGGCCTCGCTCAGCGCGTCGAAGAGCTCCGGGTTGTCGAAGCCCCACTCGTTGCTCTCGGCCCCGAAGAAGACCCCGAGGAAGTTGTCGGTGTCGTTGTAGTCGCCGGTCCAGCCCAGCAGGTGGATGCCGTGCTGGTCGGTGCCCTGGATCTTCTCGAGGTAGTCCGGGCTCCAGGCGTCGGCGACCGGCTTGATCTCCAGGCCGACGGCCTCGAGCTGCGAGCGCACCACGTTGAAGGTGTCCTCGGGCTGGGGCATGTACGGCCGGCTGACCCCGGTCGGGTAGTTGAACTCGATGGTGGCGCCGTCGGCACCGGCGTCGGCCAGCATCTGCTGGGCGAGCTCGGGGTCGTACTCGTACTCGGTGACGTCGTCGTTGAAGCCCATCACGATGTCGGGCACGAACTGCGTGGCCGGCACGGTGCCCTCGGGCATCGAGGCGCTGATGATCTCGGGGATGTTCAGCGCGTGGGCGATCGCCTGGCGCACCATCGGGTCGTCCAGCGGCTCCTGCGCCTGGTTCATGCCGAGGTAGAGCACGTTGAAGGGGTCGCGGTCGACGACCTGGAAGCCCTCCTCCTCGAGCGGGGCGACGTCGGCGGGACCGACGAGGTCGTAGCCGTCAATCTCCCCGCTGCGCAGCGCGTCGGCCCGGGCGGTCGGGTCCTCGATGGCCACGACGACGGCCTCGTCGACCAGGGCCACGTCGCCCCAGTAGTCGTCGTTGCGGGCCAGGGTGACCTGCTGGCCGCGGTCCCACGAGTCGAGCGTGAAGGGACCGGTGCCGGTGGGGCGCTCGGTGGAGTACTCGCTGTTGCGGGGGTTGCCGGCCGCGTCGTTCTGGTACTCCTCGAGCGCCGTGGGGCTCTGCATCGAGAAGGCCGGCAGGGACAGCGCGGCGATGAAGCCGGCGAAGGGCTTGGCCAGGGTGACCGTGGCGGTGAGCTCGTCGTCGGCCGAGCAGGACTCGTAGATGGCGTCCCCGGCGTCTGGGCCGGTCGCGAAGCCGCGGAAGAGCGAGATGTAGTAGTAGGTGAGGTCCTCGGTCTGCGCCGAGCGCGGCATGTTGTACCAGCGCTCGAAGTTCGCGCAGACGGCCTCGGCGTTGAACTCCGTGCCGTCGTGGAAGGTCACGCCCTCCTGCAGGTCGAAGGTCGTGCTCAGGCCGTCCTCGGAGGTCTCCCAGCCGGTCGCCAGCAGGGGCGCGGGGTCCGCGGTGCCCGGCTCGGTGCCGACGAGCCCCTCGAAGATCTGCCGCGAGACGCGGAAGCTCTCACCGTCGGAGGCGAAGAACGGGTCCAGCGTGACCGGCTCGGCGGAACCGGCGAAGAGGAAGGTGCCGCCGCTCTGCTCGCTGCCGCCCTCGCTCTCCTCACGGTCGCTCTGGGCGCACCCGGACAGGACGAGCGCGGTGGCGGCCAGCCCGATCAGGCCGCTGCGCGTGGGAATTGGTGCGAGTCGCACTGGACACCTCACATCTTCGCGTCCCGCCCGGATGACGAGACAGATCCTGCGGGACACTAGTACGAGTGGTGTCCCGGGTCACCAGGCCACCACGCCGCGCCGGGTCGCGGTTCGGCAACGATCCGGCCGCGACCGGCCGGAGTGCTCAGCGGGAGCGGGAGCCGCGGCCGTCGCGGCGCGTCAGCGGCACCAGGTCGGCGGGGCCGATGCCCTGCAGGCTGTCGGCGAAGGAGAGCCTCGAGGCCGGCGGCACCGGCACGTGGTGCGGCACGACCAGCACCGGGCAGCCGGCCGCGGCCGCGGAGGCCGCACCGGTCGGCGAGTCCTCGATCGCCACGCAGGCCCGCGGGTCGAGCCCCAGCAGCGTCGCGGCTCGCAGGTACGGGTCGGGGTGCGGCTTGCCGCGCGGGACCTCGTCGCCGGTCACCACGTGGGCGAAGGACCCGGCCGGGAGCTGCTCGAGGACCGGCTCGACGAAGCGACGCCACGACATCGTGACCAGCGCGCACGGCACGCCGGTCTCCCCCAGGGCGCTCAGCAGCTCGCGCGCGCCCGCGCGCCAGGGCACCTCGCGCGCGACCTTGCGCACGACGCCGTCGAGCAGCAGCTCGACGATCTCGCGCGGCGAGAGGTCGAGCCCCATCCGCTCCCGGATGTAGACGCCCGAGTCCATCAGGTCGCTGCCGACCAGCGCCATGGCGTCGTCGTGGGTCCACGTCGCGCCGTGGCGGTGCGCCAGCTCCTGCTCGGTCTCGATCCAGTACGGCTCGGTGTCGACCAGCGTGCCGTCCATGTCCCACAGCACCGCCGCGGGCAGGGCGACGGTCGACTCAGTCATCGGGGTCGTAGCCGAGGTTGGGCGAGAGCCACCGCTCGGTCTCGGTGACGCTCCAGCCCTTGCGCTCGGCGTAGTCGGCGACCTGGTCGCGACCGATCCTGCCCACCACGAAGTACTGCGCCGCGGGGTGGCTGTAGTAGATGCCGGACACCGAGGCACCCGGCCACATGGCCATCGACTCCGTCAGCGTGATCCCGGTGGCCTTCTCCGCGTCGAGCAGCTCCCAGATCGTGAGCTTCTCGGTGTGGTCCGGGCACGCGGGGTAGCCCGGGGCCGGGCGGATGCCGTCGTACTTCTCGGCGATCAGGTCCTCGGGCGAGAGCCCGGCGTCGTCGGCGTGGGCCCAGAACTCGGTCCGCACCCGCTGGTGCAGGCGCTCGGCGAACGCCTCGGCCAGCCGGTCGGCCAGCGACTCGAGCAAGATGGCGTTGTAGTCGTCCTGGTCGGCCTGGTAGGCCGCGACCCGCTCGCCCAGGCCGATCCCGGCCGTCACCGCGAAGGCGCCGACGTGGTCGGGCAGGCCGGTGGCCAGGGGCGCGACGTAGTCCGACAGCGCGCGGTGCGGGACCCCGGCGCGGTGCTCGCCCTGCTGGCGCAGCTGGTGCAGCACCGCCCGACGCTCCTGGCGGTCCCCGTCGGCCCAGACCACGACGTCGTCGCCGTCGGCGTTGGCCGGGAACAACCCGTAGACCCCCCGGGCGGTCAGCCACTTCTCCGCCACGACCTGGTCGAGCATCTCCTGCGCGTCGTCGTAGAGCTTGCGCGCGGTCTCGCCGGTGGTCGGGTTGTTCAGGATGTCGGGGAAGCGGCCCTTCATCTCCCAGGCGTTGAAGAACGGCTGCCAGTCGATGTACTCGCGCAGCTCGGCGAGGTCGTAGGCCTCCAGCTGGTGCACCCCCGGCGTGCGCGGCAGCGGCACCTCGTAACCGCTCCAGTCGATCGGCGTGGCGTCGGCGCGCGCGTCGACGTACGGCAGGAGCTTGCGGGTGCCCTTGCCGGCGTGGCGGGTGCGCAGCGAGTCGTAGTCGGCCTGCACCTCGCCCATCAGCTTCTCGCGACGCTCGGGGCTGAGCAGGGCGGCCGCGGTCGGCACCGAGCGGGAGGCGTCCTTGACCCAGACCACGGGGCCGTCGTACTTCGGGTCCACCTTGACCGCGGTGTGGGCGCGCGAGGTGGTCGCCCCGCCGATCAGCAGCGGGATCGTCATCCCCTGGCGCTGCATCTCGGTCGCCAGGGTGACCATCTCGTCCAACGACGGGGTGATCAGGCCGGACAGCCCCACGATGTCGGCCCCGACCTCGCGGGCGGTGTCCAGGATCTTCTGCGCGGGCACCATCACCCCGAGGTCGATGACCTCGTAGTTGTTGCACTGCAGGACCACGCCCACGATGTTCTTGCCGATGTCGTGGACGTCGCCCTTGACGGTGGCCATGACGATCGTGCCGTTGGTCTCCTTGGCGGTGGCCAGGGCCGGGTTGTCGAGCTTCTCCTGCTCGATGAAGGGGATCAGGTAGGCCACGGCCTTCTTCATCACCCGTGCCGACTTCACCACCTGGGGCAGGAACATCTTGCCCGCGCCGAACAGGTCGCCGACGACGTCCATGCCCGACATCAGCGGGCCCTCGATGACCTCGATCGGCCGGCCCCCGCGGGCCTCGATCTCGGCGCGCAGCTCCTCGGTGTCGGACTGGACGTGGGCGTCGATGCCCTTGACCAGGGCGTGCGTGATCCGCTCCCCCACCGGGAGCCCGCGCCACTCCTCGGCGGCGACCTCGGCGACCTCGCCCTCCAGGTTGTGCGCCTCGGCGATCTCCAGCAGCCGCTCGGCGGCGTCGGGACGCCGGTTCAGCACGACGTCCTCGATCCGCTCGCGCAGCTCCGGCTCGACCTGGTCGTAGACCACCAGGGCGCCCGCGTTGACGATGCCCATGTCGAGCCCGGCGTCGATGGCGTGGAAGAGGAACACCGCGTGGATGGCCTCGCGGACCGGGTTGTTGCCCCGGAAGGAGAACGAGACGTTGGAGATGCCTCCCGAGACCTTGGCGCCGGGCAGGTTCTGCTTGATCCAGCGGGTGGCCTCGATGAAGTCGCGGCCGTAGGAGGCGTGCTCCTCGATGCCGGTGGCCACGGCGAAGACGTTGGGGTCGAAGATGATGTCCTCGGCCGGGAAGCCGACCTCGTCGACCAGGATCCGGTAGGCCCGCTCGCAGATCGCCTTGCGGCGCTCGAGGTTGTCGGCCTGGCCGTCCTCGTCGAAGGCCATCACCACCGCGGCGGCGCCGTGGCGGCGCACGACGTGCGCCTGCTCGCGGAACTTCTCCTCGCCCTCCTTCATGGAGATCGAGTTCACGATCGACTTGCCCTGGACGCACTTCAGCCCGGCCTCGATCACCTCGAACTTGGAGGAGTCGACCATCACCGGCACGCGGCAGATGTCGGGCTCGGCGGCGACCAGCTTGAGGAAGCGGTCCATCGCCGCGACCCCGTCGATCATGCCCTCGTCCATGTTGACGTCGATGACCTGCGCGCCGTTCTCGACCTGCTGGACCGCCACCGCGAGGGCGGTGTCGTAGTCGCCGTCCCTGATCAGGTTGCGGAAGCGGGCCGAGCCGGTGATGTTGGTGCGCTCGCCGACGTTGACGAACAGGCTGTCGTCCTCGACGGTGAACGGCTCCAGGCCCGAGAGGCGCAGCGCCGGGCGCACCTCGGGCACCTCCCGCGGCGGACGACCCTCGACGGCGCCGGCGATCGCGCCGATGTGGTCCGGCGTGGTGCCGCAGCAGCCGCCGACCATGTTCAGCAGCCCGGCGTCGGCGAACTCGCGCAGGATCGCGGCGGTCTCGTGGGAGGCCTCGTCGTACTCGCCGAAGGCGTTCGGCAGCCCCGCGTTCGGGTACGCGTGCACGAAGGTGTCGGCGATCCGGGACAGCTCGGCGAGGTGCGGGCGCATCTCCTGGGCGCCCAGGGCGCAGTTCAGCCCGACCAGCAGGGGCCGCGCGTGGCGCACGGAGTTCCAGAACGCCTCGGCGGTCTGGCCCGACAGGGTGCGTCCGGAGGCGTCGGTGATCGTGCCCGAGATGACGACCGGCCAGCGGCGGCCCTCGGCGGCGAAGACCTCCTCGATCGCGAAGATCGCGGCCTTGGCGTTGAGGGTGTCGAAGATGGTCTCGACGAAGATGACGTCGGAGCCGCCGTCGAGCAGGCCGTGCATCGCGGTGGTGTAGGCGGCGACGAGGTCGTCGAACTGCACGTTGCGCGCGCCGGGGTCGTTGACGTCGGGGCTGATCGAGGCCGTGCGCGTGGTCGGGCCGAGCGTGCCGGCGACGTAGCGGGGCCGCGCGGGGTCGGCGGCGGTGACCTCGTCGCAGATCCGGCGGGCCAGGCGGGCGGACTCGAGGTTGAGCTCGTAGGCGAGGTCCTCCATGCCGTAGTCGGCCAGCGAGATCGCGTTGGCGTTGAAGGTGTTGGTCTCGACCAGGTCGGCGCCGGCCTCGAGGTACTCGCGGTGGATGCCGCCGACGATGTCGGGCTGCGTCAACGTGAGCAGGTCGTTGTTGCCCTGCAGGTCGCGGTGCCAGTCGGCGAACCGGTCGCCGCGGTAGCCGGCCTCGTCGGGGCGGTCGCGCTGGATCGCGGTGCCCATGGCCCCGTCGACGACCAGGATCCGCTCGCGCAGCACCGCCTCGAGGGCGGCGGTCGGGTCCGGCCGGTGGTCCGGCCGGCTGACGCGGGTGACGGGGACGGTGGTGTCGCTGGCGGTGTCGCTGGCGGTGTCGCTGGAAGGCACCCGAGCTCCTCTCGTGCAGGTCTCACGTGGTGGACCGTCGTCTCACCGCGTGTCCATCGTGTCACCAGGGGCGGCACCGGCCGTAATCCCCGACGCGGTCTCCTAGGCTGTGCCGGTGATCGAGATCTCGCACACCACGGACCTGGTCGACCCGGTGGTGATCGCGGCCTTCGAGGGCTGGAACGACGCCGCCGAGTCCGCCTCCTCCGTGGTCGACCACCTGATGCACGTGTGGGGCGCCCGGGTGGTCGGCGCGATCGATCCCGAGGAGTTCTACGACTTCCAGGTCAACCGCCCCTACGTGGGCACCGACGAGACCGGCTTCCGCCGGCTGACCTGGCCGACGACGCAGATCGCGGTGGCCTCGCCGCCCGACCTGGACCGCGACGTGATCCTGGTCCGCGGCATCGAGCCCAACATGCGCTGGCGCCAGTTCTGCGCCGAGCTGCTGGCCGCGGTCGACGAGCTCGGCGGCGAGCTGGTGGTCACCCTCGGCGCGCTGCTCGCCGACACCCCGCACACCCGCCCGGTGCCGGTCAGCGGCACCGCGACCGAGCCGGAGCTCGTGGACCGGCTCCGCCTGGAGCAGTCGACGTACGAGGGCCCGACCGGCATCGTCGGCGTCTTCCAGGACTCCTGCGTGAAGCTCGACATGCCGTCGGTGTCCTACTGGGCGGCGGTGCCGCACTACGTGGCGCAGCCCCCGTGCCCCAAGGCGACCCTGGCGCTGATCGGTCAGCTCGAGGAGCTGCTCGAGGTGTCCATCCCGCTCGAGGACCTCGCCGAGGAGGCCCGGGCGTGGGAGCGCGGCGTCGACGAGCTGGCCGAGGACGACGAGGAGGTCGCCGACTACGTCCGCAGCCTCGAGGAGACCCGGGACACCACCGACCTGCCGGAGGCCTCCGGCGAGGCGATCGCCCGGGAGTTCGAGCGGTACCTCAAGCGGCGCCGCGAGGACGGCTGAGCGTCCTGCGCGACCGCCGGGTCAGAGGCTGAGGCCGAGCGCGGCGTCGAGCACCGCGTGGATCGTCGAGGACGCCTCCGGGTCGCCGGTGTCGGCGAGCCCCTCGGTGCCCAGGGTCGCGTCGACCCAGCGCTGCACGGCGGCGACGGCGGTCGGGGCGTCCAGGTCGTGGGCGAGCGCGGCGAGCACCTCCTCCACGACCGGCAGCGCGGGGGCGCCCGCACCGAGGGCCAGCGCCCGGCGCCAGGTCGCCAGGGTGTCGACGGCGTCGAACAGCTCGGCGTCGGTCCACTCCCAGTCGGAGCGGTAGTGGTGGCGCAGCAGGGTCAGCCGGATCGCCATCGGGTCGACGTCGCTGTTACGCAGCGCCGAGACGAAGACCAGGTTGCCGCGCGACTTCGACATCTTCTCGCCGTCGTAGCCGACCATCCCGGCGTGGACGTAGGTCTGCGCGAACGGCACGCCCGGGTGGACGACCTGCGCGTGCCCGGCGCACATCTCGTGGTGGGGGAAGATCAGGTCGCTGCCGCCGCCCTGCACCTCGATCGCGCCTCCCAGGTGCTCGGTGGCGATCGCGGCGCACTCGACGTGCCACCCGGGGCGCCCCGGCCCGAACGGGCTGTCCCAGGACGGCTCGCCCGGTCGCTCGGCGCGCCAGACGACCGGGTCCAGCGGATCCTCCTTGCCGGCGCGGTCCGGGTCGCCGCCGCGCTCGCCGGACAGCGTCAGCATGGTGTCGCGGTCCAGGCCGGACTCCTGGCCGAAGGCGGGGTCCGAGCCGACGCGGTGGTAGAGGTCGCCGTCGACGGCGTAGACCGCACCGGCCTCCTGCAGCTGCTCGATCATCGTCACGACCAGCGGGATGGACTCCACGGCGCCGACGTAGGCGTCCGGCGGGAGCACCCGCAGCGCGGTCATGTCGTCGCGGAACAGCTGCGTCTCGCGCTCGGCCAGCGCGCGCCAGTCCGTACCGACCTTGGTGGCGCGCTCCAGCAGGGGGTCGTCGACGTCGGTGACGTTCTGCACGAACGCGACCTCGCGCCCCGCGCTGCGCCAGGCCCTGTTCAGCAGGTCGAAGCCGACGTAGGTGGCGGCGTGGCCGAGGTGCGTGGCGTCGTACGGGGTGATCCCGCAGACGTAGAGGCGGGCGGGGCCGTCGGTCGGGGACGGCGTCTGCAGGCGGCCCGTCGTGGAGTCGTGGACCGCGACCGGCGGGCCGGCGGCGGGCAGGGCGGGCACCGCGGGGGCAGACCAGGAACGCATGGGCGCAGCCTAGAGGTGCCGGATCAGAACGGCGGCCACGGGATGGCGGGGTACTCCCCCCGCGGTGCGGGGAAGCAGCCGCGGTCCAGCAGGCGGCGTGCGCGCTGGTCGACGCAGGCGATCTCGAGGTCGGTGAGGTGGTCGGCCAGGGCCGCGCCGAGCCAGCCGCCGAGGGCCTCGCGCACGCGCAGCACGCCGGAGACCTCCTCGTCGCTCAGCGCGTCCCCGCGCCAGCCCCAGAGCACCGTGCGCAGCTTGTGCTCGTGGTGCAGGGCGACGCCGTGGTCCACGCCGTAGCGGTGACCCCCGGTCATCTCCAGCACGTGCCCGCCCTTGCGGTCGGCGTTGTTGACCAGCACGTCGAAGACGGCCATCCGGCGCAGCGGGGCGGTGTCCTCGTGGACCAGCGTGACGGCGCGGTCCATCTCGTCGAGACCGTCGAAGACCGAGAGGTAGCCGTCGGGCAGCTCCCCCTCGCCGACGATGGTGACGGCGTCCTGCTCGGGGTCCGGCTCCTGCCAGCGCTGCACCATGCCCAGGCCGTGCGGGCCCTCGGCCAGCCAGGTCTGCGGCACCACGTCCCACCCGGTGGCGCACGAGACCAGGTAGGCGGCGACCTCCCGGTCGGCCAGGGTCCCGTCGGGGAAGTCCCACAGCGGCCGCTCGCCGGCGGCCGGCTTGTAGACCACCGGCACCCCGCCGAGGTCGCCGAGGAAGGTGGCGTTCGAGGCCGGCATGATCCGACCGCGGAGCTCGAGGTCCCCCGTCGGGACCGCCTGCTCCTCGGGGGCGCTGCTCACGCGGGGTCGCGGCGCTTGAACCCGTTCGCGCGCACGCACAGGTGGCCGTCGGGGTCCACCGCGATGCCGCAGAACGGGCACGACGGGCGGCCGGCCTCGAGCACCTGCTCGGTGCGCTTGACGAAGGCACGGGCGGTGCCCGGCTCCAGCCGGACCAGCATCATCTCGTCGGGCTCGGGCTCGTCGGCCTCGTCCTGGTCGGGGCCGACGACGGCGGTCTCGACGAACGGGAAGACCTCGATCACCACGCGCTCGTCGTCGGGGTCCCACGACAGCGTCATGGTGCCGGCGCGGAACTCCTCCTCGATCGGCTGCTCGAGCGGGGCACCGTCCTCGAGAGCGACCGGGGCGACCGCGGGCACCAGGCCCTCGGTGCTCTCGCTGGTCATCACCTCGTCGAGCAGCTCGTCGACGCGTTCGGCGAGCGCGGCCACCTGCTGCTTCTCCAGCGCGACGCTGACGATGCGCGGCCCGGACCGGGCCTGGAGGAAGAAGGTCCGCGAGCCCGGCTCGCCGACGGTGCCGGCGACGAAGCGCTCGGGAGGGTCGAAGCCGTGGACGATGGGCATGTCGCTCACCCTATGACGTGCCCGAAGGGTGGGCGCGTCAGGCCGGGCCCGCTCCCCCGCCGACGGCGGCGTCCTGGGGCGCGGCGGCCTCCTCGCCGTCGGCCTGCGGGCTCGGCGCCATCCACGACAGGTCGCCGGCGTGGGTGTTGGAGGCCACGACGTACGGCCGGCTGCCGGTGTAGCGCACGATCGAGACCGACGCCGGGTCCACCGTGATCCGCTGGAACAGGTCGAGGTGCATGCCGAGGGCGTCGGCCAGCACCGCCTTGATCAGGTCCCCGTGGCTCACCGCCACCCACACGCCCCCGTCGCCGTGGCTGGCGGTCACCGCGGCGTCGTGGCGGCGTACGGCGGCCACGACGCGTGCCTGCATCGTCGCCATCGACTCACCGCCCGGGAAGGTCACCGCGGAGGGCTGCGACTGCACCGTCGACCACAGCGGCTCCTTGGCCAGGTCCTTGAGCAGCCGGCCCTGCCAGTCGCCGTAGTCGCACTCCACCAGGCCCTTGTCGGTGCTGAGCGGGACCTCGGGACCGTCGTCCGGGCGGGCGCGCAGGATCTCGCGGGCGGTCTGCTTGCAGCGCTCGAGCGGGCTGCTGACGACACCGGCGAGCGGCACGGGCCCGAGCCGCTCGGCGGTGCGCCGGGCCTGGCCGACGCCGGTCTCGTCCAGACGGACCCCGGGCGTCCGCCCCGCCAGGGTGCCGCTGGCGTTCGCGCTGGTGCGGCCGTGGCGGACGAGGATGACGGTGGCCATGGCCGCGAGCCTAGGGCGCGCCCGGTGGCGTGCCCGCGCGGCCCGGGCCTACCGTGGCCCGGTGATCGTCGACAGCGCCGTCTACCGCGACGGGTGCCGCCAGGAGCTCGACGTCGAGCCGCACGACTACGCGGCGCTGCGCTCGGAGGTCGAGGGCGCCCACGACTTCGTCTGGATCGGGCTGCACGAGCCGACGGCCGAGGAGCTCTCCCACGTCGCCGGCGCCTTCGACCTGCACCCGCTCGCCGTCGAGGACGCGGTCAAGGCCCACCAGCGCCCCAAGCTCGAGCGCTACGGCGACGGGCTCTTCCTGGTCCTCAAGACGCTCTGGTACGTGGATGCCGACGACGCCGTCGAGACCGGTGAGATCAGCCTCTTCGTCGGCGCCCACTTCGTGGTGACCGTCCGTCACGGCGACGGCTCCGGACTGCAGAGCGCCCGCACCTACCTCGAGGGGGAGGAGCAGGTGCTGACCCACGGTCCCTCCGCGGTGGTCTACGCGGTGTGCGACCAGGTCGTCGACGACTACGTGGCCGTGGTCGACGCGCTGCAGGTCGACGTGGACGAGGTCGAGTCCTCGGTCTTCTCCCCCGCCCGTACCGACGACTCGAACCGGATCTACGTGCTCAAGCGCGAGATCAGCGAGGTGCGGCGCGCGGTGCTGCCGCTGCGCGAGCCGATGCGACGGTTCTCGGTGGGCGAGGTGCCCGGCATCCGTCAGGAGGCCTCGCCGTTCTTCCGCGACGTCTCCGACCACCTCGCCCAGGCCGCGGACGCGGTCGACGGCCTGGACTCCCTGCTGTCCACCGCCTTCGACGCCTCCCTGGCCCGGATCTCGGTCCAGCAGAACGACGACATGCGCAAGATCTCCGCCGGCGCCGCCCTGGTCGTGGTCCCGACCCTGATCGCCGGCATCTACGGGATGAACTTCGACCACATGCCCGAGCTGCACTGGACCTACGGGTACGCCTACGCGCTGGCGCTGATGTTCGGCATCGCCGGCGTGCTGTGGTGGTTCTTCAAGCGCTCCGGCTGGCTGTGAGCCTCAGGCGTCGGGGTCGTCCTCGAAGCCGATGAGCCAGGTCAGGCCGTGCCGGTCGACCACCTGACCGTCCCAGGCGCCCCACGGGCGCTGCTGCAGCGCGTCCACCACCCGACCCCCCGCGGAGAGGTCGGAGAACCACTGCCGCAGCGTGGCCGCGGGCGCGGTGCCCAGGAGCGAGAACAGCAGGCCCTCGGCACGGAAGGCGCGCTCGTCGCTCGCGGCGTCCGCCGCGAACAGGGCCACGGGCCCGCCGGTGAGGTACCCGTGGGCGACGGCGTCGTCCGGACCGTCGGTCCTCGACATCTCGGAGAAGGTGTGGACCTGGACCGAGCAGCCGAACACGTCGCCGTAGAAGGCCAGGGCGTCGCGGGCCGTGCCCGGGAACGTGAGGTAGGGCGTGGGGGCGGTCATCCGCCGATGCTAGGCGCCGGGCGGGCTCAGGCCTGGAGCACGCCGAAGGCGACGAGCAGCAGCACGCCGGCGCCGAGCAGCACCCGGTAGACCACGAACGGGGTGTAGGAGCGGGTCGAGACGTAGCGCAGCAGCCAGGCGATGGCGGCGTACCCGACCACGAACGACACGACGGTGGCCAGCAGCGTCGGCCCCCAGCCGTACGGGTTGTCGGAGCCGGGCACGTCCTTGAGCTTGTAGAGACCCGCGCCGACCACGGCCGGGATGGCCAGCAGGAAGGCGTAGCGGGTGGCGTCCGCGCGCTCGTAGCCGAGCGCGCGGCCCATGGAGATCGTGGCCCCGGAGCGGGACACGCCGGGGACGAGCGCCGCGGCCTGGGCGGCGCCCATCAGCACGGCGTGCTTGAGCCCCAGCTTGTTCAGCCCGCGGTCGTTGGCGCCGTAGCGGTCGGCCAGGCCGAGCACGATCCCGAGCACGATCAGGGTGGTGCCGATGATCCACAGGCTGCGCAGCTGGCGGTCGATGGCGTCCTCGAAGAACAGGCCGAGCACCACGATGGGCAGCGAGCCGACGATGATGTACCAGCCCATCCGGGCGTCCAGCTGCCCGCGCAGCTCCGGCTTGACCAGGGAACGCGCCCACGTCGAGCCGATCCGCCAGATGTCGCGGCGGAAGTAGATCAGCACCGCCAGCTCGGTGCCGATCTGCACCACCGCGGTGAAGGCGGCGCCCGGATCACCCCAGCCGAACAGCTCGGGGAAGATCCGGAGGTGGGCGCTGCTGGAGATGGGCAGGAACTCGGTCAGTCCCTGGATCACCCCCAGCACCAGGGCTTCGAACAGGTCCGACACGGTCAGGACCCTAGACCGCGTGCGGGTCGCGTCGGCGGGCGGCGCGCGGATCGCTACGGTTGCGCCCATGCAGCAGCGACGCCTCGGGAGCAGCGGTCTGTCGGTCTCGCGGCT
This window encodes:
- a CDS encoding ABC transporter permease, which gives rise to MLRFALRRLALMVPVLFGLSVLLFAWVRALPGDPARSLLGERATPEAIVAVNEAYGFDQPLLQQYLTYVKALLQGDFGSSIQSGADVLTTFADRFPATVELALTAMVFAIVVGVPLGYLAARNQGRLLDTAVVSGSLLGVATPVFFLAILLKLVFADWLGWLPTALRQDPRIDATHITNFYVLDGFLTREWDAAWDAMLHLALPAIALGTIPLAIIVRITRASVAEVLHEDYVRTAESKGLSRGTISRRHVLRNALLPVVTTIGLQAGLLLSGAVLTETVFGFNGIGSYLFQAISTRDFPVLQGFIIFIAVIYSLINLVVDLLYGVIDPRVRVS
- a CDS encoding HAD family hydrolase, with the protein product MTESTVALPAAVLWDMDGTLVDTEPYWIETEQELAHRHGATWTHDDAMALVGSDLMDSGVYIRERMGLDLSPREIVELLLDGVVRKVAREVPWRAGARELLSALGETGVPCALVTMSWRRFVEPVLEQLPAGSFAHVVTGDEVPRGKPHPDPYLRAATLLGLDPRACVAIEDSPTGAASAAAAGCPVLVVPHHVPVPPASRLSFADSLQGIGPADLVPLTRRDGRGSRSR
- a CDS encoding ABC transporter substrate-binding protein, whose translation is MRLAPIPTRSGLIGLAATALVLSGCAQSDREESEGGSEQSGGTFLFAGSAEPVTLDPFFASDGESFRVSRQIFEGLVGTEPGTADPAPLLATGWETSEDGLSTTFDLQEGVTFHDGTEFNAEAVCANFERWYNMPRSAQTEDLTYYYISLFRGFATGPDAGDAIYESCSADDELTATVTLAKPFAGFIAALSLPAFSMQSPTALEEYQNDAAGNPRNSEYSTERPTGTGPFTLDSWDRGQQVTLARNDDYWGDVALVDEAVVVAIEDPTARADALRSGEIDGYDLVGPADVAPLEEEGFQVVDRDPFNVLYLGMNQAQEPLDDPMVRQAIAHALNIPEIISASMPEGTVPATQFVPDIVMGFNDDVTEYEYDPELAQQMLADAGADGATIEFNYPTGVSRPYMPQPEDTFNVVRSQLEAVGLEIKPVADAWSPDYLEKIQGTDQHGIHLLGWTGDYNDTDNFLGVFFGAESNEWGFDNPELFDALSEARSLPTPEEQEPLYEDINAEIMDYLPGVPLAHPVPSLAFGPDVDGYQQSPVQDEVWNAVSVQE